A single Micromonospora luteifusca DNA region contains:
- a CDS encoding low temperature requirement protein A codes for MASRPERLLRGSDAPLSASFLELFFDLAFVLALSQLAGHLLHDLTVVGALRTAVLLTGIWWIWVTTTWFADWFDPESPTIRAVLIVATLGSLLAGVAVPQALDGRGLLFAGAYVAVHIARGTVTAFTLRGHPRQTRALRILCWFSVSAVAWLAGGFLPEWRVPLWLLGLAIDLTGPRLGWPTPRLGRTGREELHLAGEHFAERYQQIMIIALGELVLVAGLTYGGTRLDVAETAAFLLVFATSLLIGLLYVTPAGLRLGSAIEHADPARLGVITGYLHLMMIAGLVVTAVGAELSIAHPTQVGDTTAVVVILGGPMLFLLGRILLSLAIHQRLSWPRVVALLLLAGAAAVLRLPLLAVSAVATGVVLVIVVLDHAGIHSYRSPRPS; via the coding sequence ATGGCGAGCAGGCCCGAACGGCTGCTGCGGGGAAGCGACGCGCCGCTCAGCGCCTCGTTCCTGGAACTCTTCTTCGATCTGGCGTTCGTGCTCGCCCTCAGCCAGTTGGCCGGGCACCTGCTCCACGACCTCACCGTGGTCGGCGCGCTGCGTACCGCCGTGCTGTTGACCGGGATCTGGTGGATCTGGGTGACCACCACCTGGTTCGCCGACTGGTTCGACCCGGAGAGCCCGACCATCCGAGCGGTGCTGATCGTCGCCACGCTGGGCAGTCTGCTGGCCGGGGTGGCGGTCCCGCAGGCGCTGGACGGGCGGGGCCTGCTCTTCGCCGGCGCGTACGTCGCGGTCCACATCGCCCGGGGGACGGTCACCGCCTTCACGCTGCGCGGTCACCCGCGGCAGACCCGGGCGCTGCGCATCCTCTGCTGGTTCAGCGTCTCCGCCGTAGCGTGGCTGGCCGGCGGATTCCTGCCGGAGTGGCGGGTGCCGCTCTGGCTGCTCGGCCTCGCCATCGACCTCACCGGCCCACGGCTCGGCTGGCCCACTCCACGGCTGGGCCGGACGGGGCGAGAGGAGCTGCACCTCGCTGGCGAGCACTTCGCCGAGCGGTACCAGCAGATCATGATCATCGCCCTCGGCGAACTGGTTTTGGTCGCCGGCCTGACGTACGGCGGCACCCGCCTCGATGTTGCGGAGACCGCCGCCTTCCTGTTGGTCTTCGCCACCTCGTTGCTGATCGGTCTGCTCTACGTGACGCCCGCCGGCCTGCGGCTGGGTTCGGCCATCGAGCACGCCGACCCAGCCCGGCTCGGCGTCATCACCGGCTACCTGCACCTGATGATGATCGCCGGGCTGGTGGTCACCGCCGTCGGCGCGGAGTTGAGCATCGCCCACCCCACCCAGGTCGGCGACACGACCGCTGTCGTGGTCATCCTGGGTGGTCCGATGCTGTTCCTCCTCGGGCGGATCCTCCTCTCGTTGGCGATCCACCAACGGCTCTCCTGGCCACGGGTGGTCGCCCTGCTGCTGCTGGCCGGCGCTGCGGCCGTTCTGCGACTGCCACTGCTGGCGGTCAGCGCGGTCGCCACCGGGGTGGTGCTCGTGATCGTCGTGCTGGACCACGCCGGCATCCACTCCTACCGCAGCCCTCGACCTAGCTGA
- a CDS encoding bifunctional helix-turn-helix transcriptional regulator/GNAT family N-acetyltransferase, whose translation MDSALIAAVRRFNRTVTQRVGALDDEYMAQGRPLGQARLLWEIGPAGAEVAALRARLGLDSGHLSRLLRTLENDGLVTVGPADQAGGDGRVRIAALTDTGRTQWDQLDKRSDDLATSILEPLTEHRRERLVAAMAEVERLLIGSMVVIEPCPPSDPRARACLRAYAREIARRFDDGFDPALSNPVHDEALVPPAGVFLLATLNTEPIGCGAVKLHRDAPAELKRVWVADTVRGLGIGRRLLDELERHAAERGVTAVRLDTNRNLTEAIAMYRAAGYEEVEPYNTEHYAHHWFEKQLGVQVPVVID comes from the coding sequence ATGGACTCCGCGCTCATCGCCGCCGTGCGAAGGTTCAACCGGACAGTCACGCAACGGGTAGGTGCGCTCGACGACGAGTACATGGCCCAGGGACGCCCCCTGGGGCAGGCGCGTCTGCTCTGGGAGATCGGCCCCGCCGGCGCCGAGGTCGCCGCGCTACGGGCCCGGCTCGGCCTGGACTCCGGACACCTGAGCCGGCTCCTGCGCACCCTGGAGAACGACGGGCTGGTCACCGTGGGACCGGCCGACCAGGCCGGCGGCGACGGTCGGGTCCGCATCGCCGCGCTGACCGACACCGGTCGCACCCAGTGGGACCAACTCGACAAGCGGTCCGACGACCTCGCCACCTCGATCCTCGAACCGCTCACCGAGCACCGCCGTGAACGACTCGTCGCCGCCATGGCCGAGGTCGAACGGCTCCTCATCGGCTCGATGGTCGTCATCGAGCCGTGCCCACCGAGCGACCCACGGGCCCGAGCATGTCTGCGGGCCTACGCCCGGGAGATCGCCCGACGATTCGACGACGGGTTCGACCCCGCACTGAGCAACCCGGTCCACGACGAGGCGCTCGTCCCGCCGGCCGGCGTGTTCCTGCTCGCCACCCTCAACACCGAACCGATCGGCTGCGGCGCCGTCAAACTCCACCGCGACGCACCCGCCGAGCTCAAACGCGTGTGGGTGGCCGACACCGTACGCGGGCTCGGCATCGGGCGGCGGCTGCTCGATGAGCTGGAACGCCATGCAGCCGAGCGTGGCGTGACCGCGGTGCGGCTGGACACCAACCGCAACCTCACCGAGGCGATCGCGATGTATCGCGCGGCGGGTTACGAGGAGGTCGAGCCGTACAACACCGAGCACTACGCCCACCACTGGTTCGAGAAGCAGTTGGGTGTCCAGGTACCTGTGGTGATCGACTGA